AGgcttgtgcttctgcatAAGCAGTGCCCTGTCCATTTTACTACTATCCCAACTGATCTTTGCGTACTCCTTTACGCCTTTTACCATCGTTGTGGTGCTCGTTACAACTATCTATCAGATTGTCCTCCTTTTTATGGCCTTGGTTTTCGGCCTTACTTGGGCGAGTCGGATGTACGTTCCGATGTTTCTGCGGTGTTGGCCCATGCGGCAgtattttctctttctgctGGACTCTGTGGCCATGTTGTCATCCAGTAGTGATAGGCTCGATGTTGTTCGTTTGGCAGCACCATCGCTTTCGTTGTTCTTAACTATGGTATTCACAACTGCGTGCATCTTTCAAATTCAGCAAATTTTTTCCGGCACGATGATTGGCACAATAGATTCGCTGTACTTTGTCATGGCGACCGTATCAACGACTGGGTTCGGTGACGTTCTTCCGCAGGGCAACATTGGCCGTATGTTGACGATTGGAATTatctttgtctttcttgcGAAGATGCCTTCGTGGATTGTGGTTGTGGTAGGGATGGTGAAGATGCTGCGTGACTTTCCGAAGTACGGCGGTCCACCGCATCACTTCATCGTGTATGGTCACGTGAGCCAGGAGGACGCTGTGTCCATACTTGACGAGGTCTTCAAACTATACCCAACGAGATCtgtgtgcttttgcaatGCAAGTTTTCCGCGGGATGTTCTATCATTGGGTGGACACCCAAATTATAGGATGCGCAGTACATTTATGGTAGTGAAGGTACTCAACAAGGCTTCGCTGCATCGCATGCGGGTGAGTGAGGCGGATGCGGTTATCATTTCCCCAACTAGCGATGGGACGGCGAAGGCGCGGGACGATGACGTGTTTTTGTCCTCCGTTACGTTCCAGCGGCATGCACCTTTTGTTCAGCAGTACCTGCAACTCCGATTCGGTACCCACATCAAACTGCTGGAGGAGCGCGAAACGATGGTGGATCAGAATATGAGGAGCATTATGGCGAGTGCTCTTATTCTTCCCGGTATTGTTCCATTTTTGGTGAACCTTGTTCGTACTGCATCGTCAGGTGGAAGCTCTCCGGCTTCTCTGTGGTCTGAGGAGGGAATGGATAACTGGAAGGACCTGTACGAATACAGTCGGCGCGCTACATTTCGCACATTTACGGTTCCACCTTATTTTGAGCGGCGGCCTCTGCGGGACGCAGTATACCTGTTGAAGACCTTTAATGTATTAGTTGTTGGcgtggaggaagggaggaataGGATGATGATACTCGACCTTGATTATAAACTTGCGTTGAGTGACACTATCCTTGTACTACATGAAAGTGGTAGCGACAGTGTGGACCTGGCGCTAAGAGCGCTTGACCCAACAGAGGGCTCCTGTGGGAGCATGACGGGGTGTGATAGGAGTGAGCAATGGGAGGCGCGGATGGCTTCGCCCGCGGCTGATGCATCCGCACAAAGCGGCTCCCGTGGGGACGTGCCGGACGCtgaggtggaggagttggGCGCTGTTGGAATCGACAGCGCGAGCCTCATTTACCCGTTCAACCCAAGCTTTGAGGTGCCTACTGGTAGTAATGAGGAGGTGCCATGTCTCGGTACAGAGTGTGACAATTCGCCTGGAAAGACTTCACCAGTGGCGATGCAGGGACATAAAGGGAAAGCAAATGTGTCATTGCCGAACAGTGTAGCTCTCCCCAAAGGTACGATCACCAGCGTGTTGGATATGCAGGTCGAAAGACTGCGGAGGAGGCTGTTGGGAGAGGACTTTGTGGTTAAATGTTTCGGTGATGTTTCACTCTCACGCCTTCCTCTAGGCGGTTCGTTGGCGGTGCTGACGCATTTGCTGAACTGGCGCCAGGCGGTTCGCTCAAGGTCTGAGCCTGTGGAATCTTCGGTTGAACGAATAGAGCGGCAGATCAATGACATATTGAGACATGTAAGTAACGAGTACCAGTGCGGGAGGAGCGGGAAAGCCCCTGGGGaaaactttctttttattgacCACGTGTCCTCGTTCAAACAACCATTGCTAGAGTCCATGTATGACCATTACCTTAATGACCATGCTTCACGGTTTGAACTCGTACAAATGATGCGTTGCATCCGGGGCATTCACTCCCGCTCCCGCGTTACACTTCTCAGTTGGCAGAGTCTGAGCGATTCTTTCCTCCGGCAGTGGGACTCTTCATTTGAGTTTCCCCTACGACATATTCGGGGCTCGAGTACAATGGAGTCTCACTTAAACTATGCCATCAAGGAAAGTGGAGGGGCGGCTAACCTGCGTGGTATTCTCATATACTGCTCACAGCTTAGTCACTGGGACTTTAAGGACGTCCCGCTTGTTGCTGTGGAGAACAACATACGCGCTATCCTTGATTGCCATGCCACTTCGgagaagcagcaacagggGGTGGGCGGTGGGTCGTCTCGCGGTGCAGAGGTGGAGCAGCAGGTTATGGTGGAGCTAAAATCCTTTAAGTCCTGCATTTCAGTTACACCTCACCACGCGGACACGGAATGGCGACAGCGTGGTGAGGTCCATTTCCAGTACTCCCTGGCGTTCATGATGGGTCGTTGCTTCTCTGCCAACATGCTGCAAACAATTTTTATCCACGCTCACCGGAATCGTTGTATTATGAAATTCCTTAACAACGTGTTGTGCCTGCATCGGCAGGGAAGTGTGTTTGATACAGGGGGGTGGAACAGCGGCGACAAGTCTGACACCACTCTTTTTAAGGTATGTGGGAACCAGCTTTTGCATTTTCAAACGTTCGGcgatttgtttgtgttccTCCTGAAACACCGTTCGTGGGTGGCCATTGGTGTTTTCCGCCGATTCCCGACGTCTGAGGGGCTTCCGGGCGTTCCCCGCTATTTCATTACGAACCCCCCAATGAAAATGCCGCTAAGGGTTGATGATGTGGTGTACGCCCTTTCTGGAGTCACGGGAGCACATAACAGAATGGGTTGCTAACGTTTACAAGAAGGGAGTGTTAAATTGTGACTAGGTAACCGTGGGGGTTAAGAGACATGGTTTGGTGtgcgtcatatatatatatatatatatatatatatatatataatgcgTTTGTGAGAATGGTACTCACGCGCTGGTGCTGGGAGATggcagtgtgtgtgtgtgtgtgtgtgtgtgtgctagCCACGTTGGTTTCTTCATCGATTAACGTAACTTATTGTGTGTACATGCCTTTAGTCGTTCCCTTACCTCGTTTGCACAGGAATTGTGTGCTAACGTTGTTTTCCCTGCTTCTGTTCCCTCCCTTCACAAGTGACGAGATGTGAACGCGCCGCTGTCAGCAATGTTGTTATTGCGGAtttcccttctttgtttcttttttcagttACCGTTTTCTCCATTATTCCCTTTATccgcttctctttcctttctgttGGCACTGGAGTTAAGCcgtgaagggaaaggaagccTGCGTTGTCGTTCTTCTTGCCAGCGTTTTGGCGTTctttcactcttttttttccgtgCTTCACTCTCTTTTTTCGTGGCTGAGAGCGCGCAACTGAAAAGTGTTCATAAACGGCGAGatcgtggtggtggtggatgaTGAATGAGTTGTGGCAGTGTTTTTACCGTTCGCGTGCATAAGTGTTGTTCCAAGAGTGGTAATAGCAGTAAGAGTTGATAATGCTCGtagcatttttttaaagtatatgggtaaataaagaaaaatacataaatataaatttatgtatgcgtgtgtgtaaaCGTGCTTATAGCAATATGTGAAGGTATCTTACGATGCTGGTGTTGGTGCTTGCGTTGCGCGTCTATCTCTTTGGCCACATGCACGCACCAAATGCGAAACTCTTTTTTGTCGCtgtagattttttttatttcgttgcTTTCCCCGTCTGCTCCGTTGCTTATGGAGGGGAAGAGCTGTGTACTTGCTCCGACTCGTTAACCCTAGCCCTCTCCGTTGTCCTTGTTCGGCAGGAGCAGGTTTTGTAGTTGAGTCTTTACTCATATTCTTTCGtcatattgtttttcttttctttttttttcccctctcctctaCCTCTCACTTGGAATTCATTGCCCCCccttttgaaaaaaaattgcgcCATCTTGTTTATTGTAAAAGAGGGTAATTGTTGCTCTGTCATCCAATTGGTGACGTGCATCTCTAGACGGTTGCAGTAGCAATCGTGTCAAAGGGGACCCGGAGGCCCGGCACAAATtgcaatagaaaaaaaaaaataagtgaacCCACGGAGAAATAACACCAATACCCCACGCCTGTGTGTGGAGCAGGGAGTTAAGCGTCTCATGATAAAAAACGCGTCGCCACTGCATCCTTACAACATTGATGCACCGATGGGAACATCTCTGTGGAGAATAGGGCGCAGCTCGCAGCGTCGACCCTCGCCAGAGTGCCACACCACCGTTCCAGATGTCGTGGCCACTGTTGCCGCTGACTCGATGGATTCACACCATAATTCCACAGAAGAGAAGCCGTCGTGTTGCCCACGTCTGAGAACACCCGTGAGAGGTGATGACTACGATGGTTTGTTTTCACACGCGTGGTGGCGTTGTAGTAACTGCGTACACGACCCGGGATTACTTGCCTACGGCCTCCATCGGACGGCTGCACTGTCATCCTTTCAGGCTGCTCAACAGCAAACCACATGCGCTGCACGGCTGAATGGCTGTTCTCATCATGCCAATCTCGGTGGTAACGACTGCGGAGGGTCATATAATTTTGTTAGGGGTTGTTGCGGGAAATTCGGCTGTGGCCACCTTCCGTGTCGCGCAACCGCTCATGGCAGCGTGGCTGAAGGAGTCAACCCTATGCGGTATTGGCCACAGACAAACGAATACCACTCATATAACTACCCCCATGCCGCGGGGCGTGCGCACGAGGCGTCCCAATTAGCGCCGTCAGGAAAGCCAACGACGCGGGCGTGGTATCAAGTGCCCTGTGACACAAGTGAACTACATCCCCTTAGTCAGCCGTACAATATTTCGGAACGTCCGTCCACTCCACAGTGTGATGCCGCTACGGCTTCTGGGGGAGTGGAAGCACCCGACTGGTTAACCAGTCGCGCTCGGGCCCGGTATGAGCAGAGCAGGTCGCGATCGCCGGTGTGCACGCCATGTCGTTCCTCCCCTGTATTGGGCGGCGATGTGGAGGGAGCCCGAGGTGAAGCATTTGCCATTCATCGATTCAGTTGCCAGTTGGAGTCGTTGCAGCGGCGACTGGACGCATTGGAAGCGGAGTGTGTGGTGAAGTCTGGTGTTATGCATGGAAGGCCACCACCGCATGGAGTGGGAGAAATGGGATCGGTATACACGGCGGATGAGTGTCCGAGCAACCGCAGCACTGCCGTAGCGCCGACTCCCTCAACCCCAGCAACACCGCCGCCTCTGCCACCGGAGCCGAAGATGTCAGCGATGGATTCTGCATCTCATGAAGGGACAACAATGAAGTCACCGCCCTATCGGCAAGTGTGGCCGCACTCGACACCATCGTCACCGACTGCAGGCGCGTCTGACAACGGCGGTGGGATTACACTTGAGCGTCTCATGCGGGCAGTGCGTTCGGCAAGGGAGCGGGCAAGGCAGCAGGACTGCCAAACTGCAGCCTCATCAAATGCATAGACGGTGagaaggtgaaagaaaacTGATGATCGAATTCCAAAAACTTGTTTGGATTCTTTTGCCCAGTGCATCCGAGTGTGTGAGGTGGGTGCAGTGATGACGGTACGGAGGGCTGCTGAATGCTGCTGCGACTGGTGTGTCTTACTTGCACCTTAGGggtaaggaaagaaaatattatatcttcatcttccttctACGCCTCTCTGTATTTTTCTGTTGAGCACTTGTaaacttcattttttttgtttgatcaCGAAAGAATGTATCACTGTATGGCATGTGCCATATGCATGTTTGCTTTTACGGCAGTCGGTGGACACCCCTCAGAAATCGAGCCCAAGTACGATTAGGCGTCCTCACCTCTCGTACTTActtccttcgttttttttttgtacggGCTCAACCGCTTctaatttattttcttttactatTAATACCTCAGCCGTTTATATCTTCTCTTGGACCCTCATCTCATTATCCACTCTAAGCGGTTGACACCTTTTGGGTTTAACTGTTTGCTCTTTGGTGTAAAGGACGGCTAGCGAGCCGCCACTATATTGGTGGTACTAAGCAAGTATCGAACACATATTGGTAGATAGATACACATTCAAACAGTTTGGTGAGTTACACCACATCATAGAAGCTAGACCGCATACATAATATTGTTacaataatatatatatatatatatatatatatatatacgtgcaAATCCCTAACTAACACTCTGACACGAATTATTTAAGGATCTGAGTGCGGCAAACCATGGAACATCCCCATTTGCAGGTACACTCCCCCGGCCCCATTCGAGTGAGCATCGATGGGCATTATGCCTTAAGTGGTGGAGCTGATGGAGTTGTGGCGCTTCACCCGCTCCGACGGTTCCCAACAGCTCAGCCGCTTTGGGCACGTCAATGCCATACGGGGGCCGTCACATGTGTGCGACTTCACACTGCCCTGCGTCTTGCCATCTCTTGTGGCCGTGACGGCACCGTCGTACTCCATGAAAATGTTATTAGCGACGTCAACGCCACaagcaacaataaaaggCACCCAATGGCTTCCCTGCTGGGACCCAATGTAAAACGGGGAAAACCGGGGGGCNNNNNNNNNNNNNNNNNNNNNNNNNNNNNNNNNNNNNNNNNNNNNNNNNNNNNNNNNNNNNNNNNNNNNNNNNNNNNNNNNNNNNNNNNACTTCACACTGCCCTGTGTCTTGCCATCTCTTGTGGCCGTGACGGCACCGTCGTACTCCATGAAAATGTTATTAGCGACGTCAACGCCAcaagcaacaataacagcaacacaaatgcttccactgctggAGCCGATGCTAACAGCGGGGAGCACACGGTGCGCGTCATGTGTCGTGTAACTGGTGAATTGCGGACGGTACTGTTTGATTCAGAGAGACGGCGTGTCTTTATTGCGGGCGACTCGTTACGTTGCCTTCACATGTCACCAAGTGGCTGTGTGGTGCAAACTATTCCTATGTGTGTGCCATCCCCGGTTGTTTCTCTCGCTCTTTCACCGTGTGGGGGCGTGTTGGCAGTTGCGTCTGCTAGCTGTGCGCTAGGTGTTGTTTCAGTTTGCAGCTCGTCGTCAAATGATTCGGCATCGTCGCACTTCTCACGTGAAAACTCCCAAGAGTCACAGGAAAGGGCTAACCGGCTGAAGGACTTGAAGATTGTTCTTCCAAATGTGTTAACACCGGTGGCTAAGCGAGAGGACGAAGTGGCCTATCGCCTCACCTGGTGCACCACTGGAAATGGTGCTTTGTTTCTGCTGGTTCCTCGAGTGACAGAGGCGCGTGTGCTGCGCTTTGAAGAGGCGACCACGCCCCCATATACTCATCGGCTTCGACATGTTGGTAATATTGATAGTCTTGGGCTCACGGATCTACTTGGTGTGGCATGTCACCCGTTGAGTGTGCACGTGATATCCGTGCTCCTGGTGAGCGGGGCAGGTACTGTTGTGGGAAAAGTGGATACACGCAAGTGGAATATTGTGCGAATCCGGTCACAAAATTACACGGGCTGTGCGGACGCCGAAGTGGACTCAACAAGTGGCGATGTGGTTGTGGGGACGCTGGACGGGAGGGTGACATATATGAAACGGGAGGCTCCAAAGGCTGTGGGAGCATCAACAAAGGGTGCCACGGAAGGTGAAGCCAAGACTAACAGGGTGTCAGAAAGTGACTGTGGaggaacaaagaagaagttgaagaCGGAGCCATCTGTGAGGGACCGAATCAGGGACGTGATGAATGGCGATAAGGCGGGGCAACGAAATAACCGGGAGGTGAGGGACGGTGGTGGTCGCAACAGTAGTGACGATGGGTTTATTGTTGATGACGACGATAGTGGTAGTAGCGGTGGTGTCAAGTCAGTTTCCTCAGGATCATCGGTTATGGCTCTGGAGGAGGATTTTAAACAAGTGGTTGCGGATCTGAAGCGGACGAATCCGACGTACGACGATGAGATCGATCAAAAGGAGCGACCATCCCGATGGCGGAGGGAAGATCCCCGTCGAGTAATACGTGACGTGGAGGATGGTGATGCTACGGGAACCCCCCGCCGGTCAGTTTTCCTCGATGACGAGGCAGAAGAGTCATCAGACGGTAACAGTGACGACGACGGtcgcgaggaggaggatgaggagggtGAGGATGATTATGATGGAAACCATGTCTCCAGTACCGTGAGGGGACATGGTCGAAAGAAATTCAATGACGGTGGTGACAACGACTGTGACAGTGAAGCGGTGGACGTTGGAAGTACATCAAGCTCCACACACTTGCCGAACGACGCAGCTGCCACACATTCGGGCGCAGCCATGGGTGGATCACCTGTCATGGATTACTTCTTTCAGATTGGCGCAACGCCCCCTGGGGAGGAGGGCAGTTGCTACCTTGCCTATAACTCCGTTGGGTACATTCACTGCACAGCCGAGGCGACCACAATTCACTTTCACGATATGTCCCTGCAAGCAGTACGGGTTCTGGAGCGTGGGACAATGCTTATGGCTTCTCTCAGTCCTGTTGGGGCTGCTTTTGTTATTGCGCAGGAGGCTACTGACATGGAAAGTGTTGATGACCTCGTTCCACGTCTTACCATTTACTACCGCACCTTTGTTTCTATTGGCTTACAACCTGATTGGCGGTTGCGACTTCACACGGGTGAGGTGGTGCGTTGCATTGCCACCGGTGTGCGCTATACGGCCGCCGCAACGAGCCGTTACCTTCGTATTTTCTCACTCTCTGGATTGCAGCTCGCCGTAATAAGCCTATTTCCTCGCATTGTAGCGATGGtgggaaccaacagcaaaaaagtgATGCAGGGCTACGGGGCAGATTTTGACCCACTTGCTGTGTGTTACCTTGAGGGGGGTGGGGAGTTGCGGCTTCAGGTGCTCGATGTGGGCTCTAGAAGTGTGGTGGTGCCCGCTACCACTGTTCCAGTCACTACAACACATCAGCTGCAATGGATGGGTTGGTCAGAGGATGGTCCACTTCACATTGCCGACACCGCTGGTGTGTTGCAGATGTTCACACAGAATTGGGGTGGCAGTTGGGTTCCGGTCTATGATCCGCGGTGTATGAATGATCAAACTTACAACCTGTGGATTTGGGGTGTGTGTGATGAGTCCATGCTTGTCTATCGTTCATGCAAAGACGATCCACCCTATCCAGCTGCCGTTGCAAGTGGGTTACCAACTGAGCGGGTATCAttgtttcttcctctgtTACACTCTGGCACAGAGCGGGATACGGTCATGTGGGATCATCTTATACGCCGTGAGGTCCGCACAGATGAGATAAAGCGACGTAGCGACTTTTATACGAGTAATATCGCGAAACACGATATGTTGCACGACAAGAAGATTATGGAGTTCTTTAATAAGGCACTAGGTGATCAGCAGACCTCGAGAGCGGTGGATCTTGCCACATTTCTTGAACTTCGAGACAATATTGAGGTATGTGCGAAGGAGGCAAACGCAAAGGGACATGCGCAGCTTGTGCAGAAACTTCTCGCCTTGTTGGAGGTGCGCGTAAAGTCCAGGAAAAAGAGACGCTGCTCGTTACCTTTGGAGGGCTCCGTTGTGAGCGAGCGAGAGCGGGATATGCTGTTGAGGAAGATGCTCATGAAAGAAAAGTCTGAGATGAACAATAACAACGGCAGTGGGGATTCCACCAAAGTCCACAGCAGCCTCGGTGCCACCAGCAATGAATGTGGCCACGACAACGCCAAAGGCGATGgtaccaacagcagcaacccaACTGCTGGAAGTCCGGACCGTTCTCTGAATCAGGTGGAAGATAAGCCCGAAACCGCTAACAGTTCTTGTGCAACTTCGAGTTTCCCCACACGGCGGCGTGTCACGTTTGCTGACGCTCCAAACTCTTCTCCATCGCCAGGGAGATCTCTCCGAGCCTCGCCAGGAGGTGCTGGCGCCGTAAGCACCAAAACTCCCGCGGTTCTGGGACCATCATCAGCCTCAAAGGCAACGAACCCTTTTAGCAAGCGGCCCACGGGTGGAAAGGCTCCCACAACCGCTTCGACTGCAGCGACGGCAGTGCAGGCACCGCCGCAGCCCAAGAAACCGATAAACCCCTTCAACAAGTCGGTGAAGGCGGCAACAAGTTCGGTTGATTTGTCAGCTTTACAGAGTCGCTCGTTAACCCAGTCGCCTGAAAAAGGCGCACCACCCTCCACCACCATGCTTGTTCTCGGAGATTCGCAGTCGCAGGATACCTTTGAGGcggagggaagtgaaggaaggacAAAGGACTTAGAAATGGGGAGGGATGTTATGGGATCACCCCAGCAGCGCTTGTCATCAAACGCAAGTGCTGTGACTCCACTGTTGTCACCATCGTTAACAACTTCAGCTGCCGCTTCGGGGACACCGAAAAGAGGCGATGGTGCTGGCATGCAGTCACCAGAGGCTGCAGCACAAGGCCCCGGGTGTAACAAAGGAAATGTTATGCATCCCCAAAAAGGGATTAGTACAGAAACCGTACACCCCGCCACACAGAAGGATTCTACCAACGGCCTCTACACTGCAGGGGGTTTGGCAACGACAACCACAGTTACCAGAACTCAGAATAATAGTGTAACGACGACTCACTTCGTCCCAAAGGTGGAgccttttctttcaccaCAGAATGCCGTGTCTTCATCGCTACCAGTGACTAATGAGGTTGCTGATCCGTTCCTCGATGTGAATGATGGTGGTCCCGTTTCGCTTGATTCACTTTTGCTCGATGTGGGCCACGATTCATCGGCAACCTTCACTCCACGCAGCGCCTCTTTCGGGGCGGCTTTGCTGAAGCGCTACcgcgaagaggaagaggacaaCAGTAATGGTAGCGTAGGATTTGTGGTTGAGACCAAGTTGTCTGCGGCTGCGGCTGGTAATGATATCGACGGCAGTGGTAGTGGCGGAAGTCATGACAACGTTGGCGTGTAGGAAATCTTGAGCCACCAACTCAGAGTGGCGCAGCATCGCGCTTTCGTACCATAGAATTTTGTGGTGGATCGGGAATGTGCGTATACACGTACAtgtacacgcacacatacacatacatgtatatatatatatataaaggatGCTTGAGGCAAATGTAACTTAAGCTCAGCGTGCCTCGTGAGGGGTGATGGATGAGGGCTCGGATCGAACGAGAACATGCGTGACAATGGatagaagggaagggaagagagggagagaagtctctgtctgtgtgtgtgtgtgtgtgtgtgtgtctgtgtgtgtatttgtgtgttgtgcGGGATGGGGTACATAGAGACATTGTTTGTTTCCAATGTGCGCATAGAAATCGGTGTTGGCAGGATGAAATCATAGGAACAACGGCTATTTATTTGGCTCACTGTGTGCAAGGGGTgtggagagagagagagtatgTTTGGGCaggcaagaaagaaaaaaaaactgtcaGGCGCGTGTGTAAAAGGGAGGTTAGGCGAAAGGTAAAGTATTCCAGTTATAGTGTGGCAACAGTATCAAGGCTGATCTCCCTCTATTTGCAGTTCATACTGCTTTTTTGCTGCCTGATGTGTTAATTTTCACTAAGATGTGCTCTTCTTTCTATTTATTCGTCAATCTGGCGCCaattctttttcattttcatcttacgtttgtttgttttcttgtttctattAACCCGCACTGATGAGGATACGGAAAGCATGTGGTCCCAACTTGCCTGCTTTGTGCGTcaacattttcttctttgttatccatttttcattttaattTCCCTCTGTAATGTGACATATTGACTAGTAAGGGATAACATCTCATCACAGGCATGACTTCCGCGTACCGCATTCGTGACGCCGTCCCTGCTGACGCTGGGATTATGGTTCGGATGCTCATGTCTCTGGCTTCCGAGACGGAAAACGTGGAGCTTGACGAGGGCGAAGTTCGCCGGGGCGTCACAACTCTGTTCGAGCAAGGGAGCCTCGGTCGACTTTATGTTGCCGAAGAGGTCCCGAAAGGTGACACGAACATCAAAGGGCCATCCGATGGCAACCGGTCCTCTCCACAAATTGTTGGAGTTATGACCGTAACTTATGAATGGTCCGATTGGCGCGGCAAACTGTTCCTTTGGATTCAATCCGTCTACATTATTCCTTCGAAGCGCAAACAGGGTATTTTTCAAAAGTTTTATGATCATTTAATACGCATCATGGCTGAGGACCCCAAATACTGCGGATTGCGTTTGGCCGTAAATAGTAAGAACGAAAAAGCAATCAGGGCGTACAAGCAAGTGGGaatgaagagggagaaatacCAGTTGATGGGTCGCATGAAAAGCAAATATTGAAGGGGAACTGTGTTTATATGCTTACctatttttgtctttttttgtctttttttttctttttgattactgtggagaaaagagaagtttgagaaggaaaagagggagaaaagagaaggggagCACTAAGcacaaatagaaaaagagCCGTGTCGGCATAAGATGAATTATGCATGCGTAAGTGTGCGACAGACTGGGGGTTTTACTTGGTGTAAACTCCTTGGCTGCGTTAtgattattactgttattattttatttactgttccctttctatttctcctcttgtgACCGGTGAAGCTCACAACCGCCATGTTTCCTTGGGTATGTTGGTATTGGCgggctgcttttttttctttccatggTGCGGGTtcctcgttttgtttttgtttatgtttatgtttatgtttatgtttatgtttatgtttgtttgtttttccatctcTGCCTATaattccctccctttttcccttccattcGCGTTTTGTACTCCTTCCatttacttttccctttcttctttcctttagttttgcctttttttttttgtttggtcaAACGCTGATGCTTTCACTCTTTTATgtaattttcttttggtaATGATTCTACCGTGTACCGTATAAGcataagaaaaaatgaggaaatcAGCACCGCAgaaaatgatttttttttcttttttaaaagaaaagaactattttccttctttcctatatttctagatatatatatatatatattagtgCTCATATTTGAATCCGCCATATAAATTGTACAGATACGAAAGAATTACAACGT
The genomic region above belongs to Trypanosoma brucei gambiense DAL972 chromosome 1, complete sequence and contains:
- a CDS encoding acetyltransferase, putative, with translation MTSAYRIRDAVPADAGIMVRMLMSLASETENVELDEGEVRRGVTTLFEQGSLGRLYVAEEVPKGDTNIKGPSDGNRSSPQIVGVMTVTYEWSDWRGKLFLWIQSVYIIPSKRKQGIFQKFYDHLIRIMAEDPKYCGLRLAVNSKNEKAIRAYKQVGMKREKYQLMGRMKSKY
- a CDS encoding Ion transporter channel, putative, coding for MYTLYPRFDAQPSDPALLGEAAGNELLKEVTDLTSKGHRMDVGEYIPFRRSLRFNTPQSRRPARRRRGLQDTAPEYESEGSSGFCSDVLATFASQLRCLFPCCGPRRVEDEKLWFGFAMTRGVRNIYLRVVRQHPIVSMIVWSVLFLCETTMVAIYLWQVSGVAEGATWNSFTEEELGLCFCISSALSILLLSQLIFAYSFTPFTIVVVLVTTIYQIVLLFMALVFGLTWASRMYVPMFLRCWPMRQYFLFLLDSVAMLSSSSDRLDVVRLAAPSLSLFLTMVFTTACIFQIQQIFSGTMIGTIDSLYFVMATVSTTGFGDVLPQGNIGRMLTIGIIFVFLAKMPSWIVVVVGMVKMLRDFPKYGGPPHHFIVYGHVSQEDAVSILDEVFKLYPTRSVCFCNASFPRDVLSLGGHPNYRMRSTFMVVKVLNKASLHRMRVSEADAVIISPTSDGTAKARDDDVFLSSVTFQRHAPFVQQYLQLRFGTHIKLLEERETMVDQNMRSIMASALILPGIVPFLVNLVRTASSGGSSPASLWSEEGMDNWKDLYEYSRRATFRTFTVPPYFERRPLRDAVYLLKTFNVLVVGVEEGRNRMMILDLDYKLALSDTILVLHESGSDSVDLALRALDPTEGSCGSMTGCDRSEQWEARMASPAADASAQSGSRGDVPDAEVEELGAVGIDSASLIYPFNPSFEVPTGSNEEVPCLGTECDNSPGKTSPVAMQGHKGKANVSLPNSVALPKGTITSVLDMQVERLRRRLLGEDFVVKCFGDVSLSRLPLGGSLAVLTHLLNWRQAVRSRSEPVESSVERIERQINDILRHVSNEYQCGRSGKAPGENFLFIDHVSSFKQPLLESMYDHYLNDHASRFELVQMMRCIRGIHSRSRVTLLSWQSLSDSFLRQWDSSFEFPLRHIRGSSTMESHLNYAIKESGGAANLRGILIYCSQLSHWDFKDVPLVAVENNIRAILDCHATSEKQQQGVGGGSSRGAEVEQQVMVELKSFKSCISVTPHHADTEWRQRGEVHFQYSLAFMMGRCFSANMLQTIFIHAHRNRCIMKFLNNVLCLHRQGSVFDTGGWNSGDKSDTTLFKVCGNQLLHFQTFGDLFVFLLKHRSWVAIGVFRRFPTSEGLPGVPRYFITNPPMKMPLRVDDVVYALSGVTGAHNRMGC